The Deltaproteobacteria bacterium DNA window GTTTGTTACCCTCAGGGGAGGGATCGATGAGCTTGACGGTCTCCCAATCATAAGCCTCCAGGAGACCCCCTTATACGGATGGAACAGAGTGGTGAAGCGGGTATTCGACATCGTGTTCTCTGTTTCGGGAATCGTTCTCTTCTCCCCCCTTATGGCGGTCATTGCGATACTCGTCAAACTGACCTCCCCTGGGCCTGTCCTGTATGTACAGGAAAGAATGGGACTTGACGGGAAGCCCTTCAAGATGCTCAAGTTCAGATCCATGAAGCAGGATGCTGAAAAGGAGACAGGACCTGTCTGGGCCAAGCTGGATGACCCCCGGCGCACAAGGATCGGAGCCTTCCTGAGGAGAACGAATCTGGATGAGCTCCCCCAGCTGTTCAACGTGCTAAAGGGGGAGATGAGCATGGTGGGGCCTCGTCCTGAGAGGTCGGCATTCGTTAGAGAGTTCAAGGGGAGAATCCCCGGATATATGCTGAGGCACAAGATGAAAGCCGGTATTACCGGATGGGCCCAGATAAACGGGTTCAGAGGTGATACTCCTATTGAGGAGAGGATCAGGTACGATCTTTCTTACATCAACAACTGGTCGATTTGGTTCGACCTGAAAATCCTCTTTATGACCCTTTGGTCCGGATTCAAGAATGCGTACTAGGGTCGGGTCTCGACCGTCTCTTCCCGGTCTCCAGATGATTCCAAGAGAGTCATGAAAACCACCTCTGCGAAAAGGCGAATCCCCAAGGTCGGGCCTCTACACCGTTACTCTTTGCTCATTTTGATCTGCCTCGCTGCAGGGGTGAGGATCTATCTGTTTGCCTTTACCTATGTGATCAGTCGTGATGGAGTTGTCTACCTGGCCCTGGCAGGGTATTTCAAGGAAGGGAATCTGGGAAAAGGTCTGAGCCACGACTTTCATCCCCTGTATTCCCTGGTGATTGCGGCACTTTCATATCTAATTCCGGGCAGCGCTCTGGCAGGCCAGGTTGTCTCCCTGGTGAGTGGATCGCTTCTCGTGGTCCCCATATATCTGCTCGGTAAAGATCTCTTTGGCCAAAGGGCGGGTTTCTTGACCGGCATCATCGTGGCTTTCCATCCTTACCTGGCCAGGGTTTCAGCCGACGTTCTGTCGGAGGGCCTCTATGTTTTCCTCTTTGCAGGGGCGGTCTGCGCAGCATGGAAAAGCCTTAAAACTCGTAGCCTTGTAGGTCTTTTCCTCACCGGGATTCTCGGCGCCCTCGCCTATCTGACAAGACCTGAGGGAATAGGGGTCGTGATTGTCGCCGGGTTCTGGATCTTCATGATTCAAAGGCCCTCACCCGTACAGAGGAGAGACTTGGCGGCCTTGGGGTTGCTGGTTTTCGGGTTCCTTATCTTTGCCTCGCCGTACCTGGTCTATTTGAAAAAGGATACGGGCCATTGGATCCTTACGAGAAAGAAGAGCATCAAAGGCCTTGTCGGCATTGAGAAGAGCTCCGGCCTGCCGGTCGACCGCGGCGGCCCATCATGGCCGGGGCTCGGCCTTCAGCAGAAGTCGGCGAAGAGCAGGGAGGCAAGGGGCGATTTCGGCAGAGGCTCCGAGTTTTTTTCCTCTCACACTTGGTCCGGGGACATCAAAGTTTTCTTAGAGCTTTCTCTCAAATTCGTGGGTACTTATCATCCGTTACTTATAGTATTCCTTATGATTACGTTTATAAACACCAAGAAACTCAACGTGCCTGACAAAGGAAACTGGTTTCTCCTCTCCTTCTATCTACTCTATGTGCCGGTTCTCTATCTCTTGCTTTTGAATGCTGGGTACGTGAGCCGAAGGCACTGGTTGCCCCTTGTGGCTCTCGGTCTTTTCTGGGCGGCCCTCGGCATGGAGCGGGCTCGGGATTTTGTCCAGCAGAGGCTGGAGAGGTCAGGGAGATGGCCGATCCCTTCTTCCCAGGGGTTGCTGATAGCGATCCTGGCCGTTACCCTGGTGGTTCTGCTGCCGAAGACCCTGAAGCCTCAAAGAAG harbors:
- a CDS encoding glycosyltransferase family 39 protein; the protein is MKTTSAKRRIPKVGPLHRYSLLILICLAAGVRIYLFAFTYVISRDGVVYLALAGYFKEGNLGKGLSHDFHPLYSLVIAALSYLIPGSALAGQVVSLVSGSLLVVPIYLLGKDLFGQRAGFLTGIIVAFHPYLARVSADVLSEGLYVFLFAGAVCAAWKSLKTRSLVGLFLTGILGALAYLTRPEGIGVVIVAGFWIFMIQRPSPVQRRDLAALGLLVFGFLIFASPYLVYLKKDTGHWILTRKKSIKGLVGIEKSSGLPVDRGGPSWPGLGLQQKSAKSREARGDFGRGSEFFSSHTWSGDIKVFLELSLKFVGTYHPLLIVFLMITFINTKKLNVPDKGNWFLLSFYLLYVPVLYLLLLNAGYVSRRHWLPLVALGLFWAALGMERARDFVQQRLERSGRWPIPSSQGLLIAILAVTLVVLLPKTLKPQRRDKIWIRRAGTWIAQNAPPRSRVMSSDPRVAFYAGGVYVATPGKNLLAGIEEMAVERKMDYLVLNVDSGQEGLADSLASESRPLRLVHKLIDGKEGKTLIYRVQGL